One Zerene cesonia ecotype Mississippi chromosome 25, Zerene_cesonia_1.1, whole genome shotgun sequence DNA window includes the following coding sequences:
- the LOC119836661 gene encoding UDP-glycosyltransferase UGT5-like translates to MCGLVRVVCFLILFFDYQTNAANILAVFPSPSLSHQVIFQPLTKELASRGHNLTVITTDPVFTKDNISNLREIDVHDVSYNIWKDDFIEQERFGEKSSVFNQLINAKSFMVNVTTLQLEVDEVKSLINNEDIQFDLLLIEAWTRHALIYSHIFKAPVILVSSFGMMLGNEENVGAPIHPILYSMVFQQRLYNLTFWEKFDALYRDWWCRTQWVSGEVEEIHHYRKLLGRYIPHYKELRNNVDMLFLNSHPVWMNNQPFPPNVISIWGIHKKPEKPLPKDLQDFLDSSKHGVIYISFGTNAPSCYLPSHFIQLLIRVFSKLPYDVLWKWEKDVLPGKSENIRISKWLPQSDLLKHSKIKLFITQGGLQSTDEAITAGVPVIGIPMLGDQWYNAEKFAHHGIGIKLDMETINDKELEAAIDNVINDRSYRDNVIRLRSVMRDQPESGLQRAVWWTEYVLRHGGAKHLRSPAANMPWTEYYEIDFLLKLLLIACSFIVASFIVFYSISKLVFDNVNQKRKTL, encoded by the exons ATGTGTGGTCTAGTACGAgtagtttgttttttgattCTATTCTTTGATTACCAAACGAATGCAGCAAACATACTGGCCGTCTTCCCCAGTCCTTCTCTTAGCCATCAGGTGATTTTTCAGCCTCTTACGAAGGAATTAGCAAGTCGTGGCCACAATCTGACTGTCATCACTACTGATCCCGTATTCACTAAAgacaatatatcaaatttaagaGAAATAGACGTCCATGATGTGTCATATAACATTTGGAAAGATGACTTTATCGAACAAGAGAGGTTCGGCGAAAAGAGTAGCGTATTTAATCAGTTGATAAATGCCAAGTCTTTCATGGTTAATGTAACGACATTGCAATTAGAAGTTGATGAGGTAAAATCCCTTATTAACAATGAGGATATACAATTTGATTTGCTGTTGATAGAAGCTTGGACTCGTCATGCCTTGATATACTCGCATATATTTAAGGCACCTGTGATTCTTGTAAGTTCTTTTGGGATGATGTTAGGCAATGAAGAAAACGTCGGCGCTCCGATACAcccaattttatattcaatggtGTTTCAACAGagattatacaatttaacgTTTTGGGAAAAGTTTGATGCCCTTTATAGGGACTGGTGGTGCAGAACACAATGGGTTTCGGGGGAGGTGGAAGAAATTCATCACTACAGGAAGTTATTGGGTCGATATATACCACACTACAAAGAGCTGAGGAACAATGTCGATATGTTGTTTCTAAACAGTCATCCAGTGTGGATGAATAACCAGCCATTTCCGCCTAATGTTATATCGATTTGGggtatacataaaaaacctGAAAAGCCATTACCAAAG GATCTCCAAGATTTTTTAGATTCATCAAAACATGGAGTCATTTACATAAGTTTTGGCACAAATGCTCCATCCTGTTACCTACCGTcgcattttattcaattgttaaTTAGAGTTTTTTCGAAATTACCATACGATGTTCTGTGGAAATGGGAAAAGGATGTTCTGCCAGGAAAATcggaaaatataagaatatcaaAATGGCTACCACAATCCGACCTGCTga AACATTCAAAAATCAAACTCTTCATAACACAAGGTGGGCTACAATCTACAGATGAAGCTATAACAGCTGGAGTGCCTGTTATTGGAATACCAATGCTTGGAGATCAATGGTATAATGCAGAGAAATTTGCACATCACGGAATTGGTATCAAACTCGATATGGAAACTATAAATGATAAAGAACTTGAAGCGGCTATAGACAACGTAATTAATGATAGAAG TTATCGAGATAATGTAATAAGACTTCGTAGTGTAATGCGAGACCAGCCCGAGAGCGGGCTGCAGCGCGCCGTGTGGTGGACGGAGTACGTGCTGCGGCACGGAGGGGCGAAGCACCTGCGGTCCCCCGCCGCCAACATGCCCTGGACTGAGTACTACGAAATCGATTTCTTGCTAAAATTGCTTCTAATTGCATGTTCATTTATTGTTGCatcttttatagttttttattcaatctcGAAACTCGTTTTTGACAATGTCAACCAAAAacgtaaaacattataa
- the LOC119836660 gene encoding UDP-glucosyltransferase 2-like — protein sequence MSRSNCVIALVLLLTFTEHDAARILAIFPTPSISHQVVFRPLTQELARRGHEVTVLTTDPVFTKENSPANFTEINLHDVSYKVWVEELMKYGASFGDKTSLHKQIELVAIIFGKVAETQMKTHEVQKLLKKEKDAFDLLIIEDCAEPYLMFSHFFKAPVITISSMGMTLSSDQIVGAPGNVFLYPTMYNKRVFNLTFWEKLEELHNNYMLTNAWRSKQDEVLKKLKNTLGFDVPPYSELSKNIDMLFLNMHPLWINNRPLPPNVISIWGIHKKPEKALPQDLQSYLDSSKNGVIYLSFGSNVPSSMLPPEIIQIFIKVFSKLPYDVLWKWETDELPGKPDNVRISKWLPQSDLLRHPKLKLFITQGGLQSTDEAIRAGVPLVGIPMIGDQWYNVDNYVHHRIGARIDFDALSEVGLDKAIKTVINDKSYRENILRIRSIMKDQPESALERAVWWTEYVLRHGGAKHLWAQGANKTWAEYYDIEFMTKLASLVILFVVLSVYILYSLLGLVTASKSKPKTS from the exons ATGTCAAGATCAAATTGTGTTATAGCCTTGGttctattattaacttttactGAACATGACGCGGCAAGAATTTTGGCAATATTCCCAACTCCGTCGATCAGCCATCAAGTTGTATTCAGACCACTAACACAGGAGCTAGCTCGACGCGGCCATGAAGTTACCGTACTCACAACTGATCCAGTGTTTACGAAAGAAAATTCTCCTGCAAACTTTACCGAAATAAACCTTCACGATGTCTCTTATAAAGTCTGGGTAGAGGAACTAATGAAATATGGAGCAAGTTTCGGCGATAAGACTAGTTTACACAAACAGATAGAGCTTGTAGCAATAATCTTTGGAAAGGTCGCCGAAACACAAATGAAGACACATGAAGTCCAGAAGTTACTTAAGAAGGAAAAAGACGCGTTTGATTTGTTGATAATAGAAGACTGTGCAGAGCcctatttaatgttttctcatttttttaaagcacCAGTTATTACTATTAGTTCTATGGGTATGACATTAAGTTCTGATCAAATTGTTGGTGCGCCAGGAAACGTGTTTTTATATCCAACAATGTACAATAAAAGAGTGTTTAATTTAACGTTCTGGGAAAAGCTTGAGGAATTGCATAATAACTATATGCTAACAAATGCTTGGCGTTCAAAGCAGGatgaagtattaaaaaaacttaaaaatacccTAGGATTTGACGTGCCGCCTTATAGtgaattaagtaaaaatattgatatgttGTTTCTGAATATGCATCCTTTGTGGATAAATAATCGACCTTTACCTCCCAATGTCATTTCTATTTGGGGTATTCATAAGAAACCAGAAAAGGCACTTCCACAG gatCTGCAATCATATTTGGATTCGTCAAAGAAcggagttatatatttaagtttcgGAAGTAATGTTCCCTCTTCGATGCTCCCACcagaaataattcaaatatttatcaaggTGTTTTCAAAGTTACCTTACGATGTTTTATGGAAATGGGAAACAGACGAATTACCTGGGAAACCGGACAACGTTCGAATATCTAAATGGCTACCACAATCAGATTTATTGA gACAtccaaaattgaaattatttataacacaagGAGGTTTGCAATCTACGGACGAAGCTATTAGGGCGGGAGTACCGCTCGTTGGTATACCAATGATTGGAGACCAATGGTACAATGTGGATAATTATGTGCATCATAGAATTGGAGCAAGAATAGACTTCGACGCACTATCAGAGGTCGGACTTGATAAAGCTATCAAAACTGTCATTAATGATAAAAg TTACCGTGAAAACATTTTGCGGATCAGGTCGATCATGAAGGATCAGCCCGAGAGCGCCCTGGAGCGCGCTGTGTGGTGGACGGAGTACGTGCTGCGGCACGGAGGGGCGAAGCACCTGTGGGCCCAAGGCGCTAACAAAACCTGGGCCGAATACTATGATATAGAATTTATGACAAAATTAGCATCTCTCGTTATCttatttgtagttttatctgtgtatattttatattccttaTTAGGTCTAGTAACAGCATCCAAGTCTAAGCCTAAGACCTCATGA
- the LOC119836662 gene encoding UDP-glycosyltransferase UGT5-like isoform X1 — protein sequence MSRSYVLVFVLFLIFTEYDAARILAIFPTPSISHQVVFRPLTQELARRGHEVTVITTDPVFTKENSPANFTEIDLHDVSYKVWRDMIMQRGHAVFGKKNGLYQQIKVLGTLIGHVAEIQLKTHEVQQILKKEKDAYDLLIIEECAEPFLAFSHLFKVPVIAISSMGMMLNADEIFGVPGHIFLYPSMLHQRVYNLTFWEKLEELYKNYKLTNDWNSIQSMHLNNVKNIIGHDVPHYSELNKNIDMLFLNIHPLWTNNRPLPPNIISIWGIHKKPEKALPQDLQSYLDSSKNGVIYLSFGSNVPSSLLPQETIQLFIKVFSKLPYDVLWKWEKDELPGKSDNIRISKWLPQSDLLRHPKIKLFITQGGLQSTDEAINAGVPLVGIPMLGDQWYNVDYYVYHRIGVRLDFDELSGDLLDKAIKTVINDKSYRENIIRLRSIMKDQPQSALDRAVWWTEYVLRHGGAKHLRAQGANKTWAEYYDIEFILKLASLVISVLAISVYFIHFLLSLVPKTKTKIS from the exons ATGTCGAGATCATATGTTTTAGTgtttgttctatttttaatatttactgaaTATGACGCGGCGAGAATTCTGGCAATATTCCCGACTCCATCGATCAGCCATCAAGTTGTATTCAGACCACTAACGCAGGAGCTAGCTCGACGCGGCCATGAAGTTACCGTCATTACAACTGATCCAGTGTTCACGAAAGAAAATTCTCCTGCAAACTTTACTGAAATAGACCTTCACGATGTTTCCTATAAAGTCTGGAGGGACATGATAATGCAGCGTGGACATGCGGTGTTCGGCAAAAAGAATGGTTTATATCAGCAAATAAAGGTTCTGGGAACCTTAATAGGTCACGTTGCTGAGATACAACTGAAAACTCATGAAGTCCAGCAGATACTTAAGAAGGAAAAAGACGCGTATGACCTGTTAATAATAGAAGAATGTGCGGAACCATTTTTAGCGTTTTCTCATTTATTCAAAGTGCCAGTGATTGCTATTAGTTCTATGGGTATGATGCTAAATGCTGATGAAATTTTTGGAGTACCAGgacatattttcttatatccATCAATGCTACATCAAagagtatataatttaacgttCTGGGAAAAACTTGAGGAATTATATAAGAACTATAAGTTAACAAACGATTGGAACTCTATACAATCTATGCatttaaacaatgttaaaaatatcataggACATGACGTGCCTCATTATAGTgaactgaataaaaatattgatatgctGTTTTTGAATATACATCCGCTGTGGACTAATAATCGACCTTTACCTCCTAATATCATTTCTATTTGGGGTATTCATAAGAAACCAGAAAAGGCACTTCCACAA gatCTACAATCATATTTAGATTCATCAAAGAACGGAGTTATATATCTAAGTTTCGGAAGTAATGTTCCTTCCTCGTTGTTACCACAAGAAACAATTCAACTATTTATCAAGGTGTTTTCGAAGTTACCTTACGATGTGTTATGGAAATGGGAGAAAGATGAATTACCTGGGAAATCGGACAACATTCGAATATCTAAATGGTTGCCACAATCGGATTTATTGA GACATcctaagataaaattattcataacacAAGGAGGTCTGCAATCTACGGACGAAGCTATAAACGCGGGAGTACCGCTTGTTGGTATACCGATGCTTGGAGACCAATGGTATAATGTAGATTATTATGTGTACCATAGAATTGGAGTTAGACTAGACTTCGACGAACTATCTGGGGACTTGCTCGATAAAGCAATCAAAACTgtcataaatgataaaag ctatcgtgaaaatataatacggCTGCGATCGATCATGAAAGACCAGCCCCAGAGCGCCCTGGACCGCGCCGTGTGGTGGACGGAGTACGTGCTGCGGCACGGAGGGGCGAAGCACCTGCGAGCGCAAGGCGCTAACAAAACCTGGGCCGAATACTATGACatagaatttatattgaaattagcCTCACTTGTCATCTCTGTTCTAGCcatatctgtatattttatacatttcctATTAAGTCTGGTACCAAAGACTAAGACTAAGATCtcatga
- the LOC119836598 gene encoding UDP-glucosyltransferase 2-like, translating to MFPIVLLSILVAQAYGARILAVVPTPSLSHQVVFRPLTQELARRGHEVVIITPDPVFTNNNAPANLTEIDVREVSYEVWRKNFLSNKEIGKKGDLVLTSALFLEQFRKVLEMQLQTDDVKRIIRGERGNFDLLILEAAMRPALVFSHIFKVPVIQVSSCGAMLNSNSIVGAPSHPFLYPWMLNQRLYNLTMWEKIQELVNRLTIESFYAECETLEEEMLRRVVDPDMPSLHELSNNVDLIFYNSHPIWSDKQPVPPNVVYVGGIHKNPKKELPQDLKSYLDSSKNGVIYISFGNNIKPSLLPVEKVQMLARIFSELPQNVLWRWDVDIANKSANVKITQWVPQSDMLRHPNIKLFIMQGGLQSTEEAIDAGVPLIGIPMIADQWYNVEKYTYFGIGKRLDMGSSTEDEFREAIKTVLEDKSYRENVMKLRKLLQDQPESALERAVWWTEYVLRHGGAKHLRSPAANMHWTEYYEIKLLLTFLAVLLIAGSILYSALFYVFRILNRISGKVKLA from the exons ATGTTCCCGATCGTACTACTAAGTATCCTGGTAGCACAGGCGTACGGAGCCAGAATATTGGCGGTCGTACCAACTCCGTCATTAAGCCACCAAGTCGTATTTAGACCTCTCACGCAAGAACTCGCAAGACGCGGTCACGAGGTCGTCATAATAACACCAGATCCAGTATTCACCAATAACAATGCTCCAGCTAATTTAACGGAAATTGACGTGCGGGAAGTATCCTACGAAGTATGGAGAAAGAATTTCCTCTCCAACAAAGAAATTGGGAAAAAAGGGGACTTGGTTCTTACTTCTGCTCTGTTTCTTGAGCAATTCCGCAAGGTATTAGAAATGCAATTGCAAACTGATGatgttaaaagaataataCGTGGTGAAAGAGGGAATTTCGATCTGTTAATTTTAGAAGCCGCAATGCGCCCTGCTCTGGTGTTTTCGCATATCTTCAAAGTGCCCGTGATCCAAGTGAGTTCGTGTGGTGCTATGCTTAACAGCAACAGTATCGTTGGTGCGCCTTCACACCCCTTTTTGTACCCATGGATGTTGAATCAGAGgttgtataatttaacaatgtgGGAAAAAATCCAGGAGCTCGTGAACCGTTTAACGATAGAAAGTTTTTACGCTGAATGCGAAACTCTTGAAGAAGAGATGTTAAGAAGGGTTGTTGATCCAGATATGCCATCATTACATGAATTGAGTAATAATgtggatttaatattttataatagccaTCCCATTTGGTCAGACAAACAGCCAGTGCCACCTAATGTTGTCTATGTGGGGGGAATACACAAGAATCCCAAAAAGGAATTACCTCAG GATTTAAAATCGTATCTCGATTCATCAAAAAATGGCGTCATCTACATAAGCTTCGGGAATAATATCAAGCCCTCGCTCCTGCCCGTTGAAAAGGTCCAGATGTTGGCTAGAATATTCTCTGAACTACCTCAGAATGTACTGTGGAGATGGGACGTGGATATAGCCAATAAGTCtgcaaatgtgaaaataacaCAATGGGTGCCGCAATCGGACATGCTGA GACATCCCAACATAAAGCTATTCATCATGCAAGGAGGGCTTCAATCAACAGAAGAAGCTATTGACGCTGGAGTACCTCTCATCGGTATACCAATGATAGCTGACCAATGGTACAATGTTGagaaatacacatattttggTATAGGGAAGAGACTTGACATGGGAAGCTCTACTGAAGATGAATTCAGAGAGGCTATTAAAACCGTTCTAGAAGATAAAAG CTATCGAGAAAATGTGATGAAGCTTCGCAAACTATTACAAGACCAGCCCGAGAGCGCCCTGGAGCGCGCCGTGTGGTGGACGGAGTACGTGCTGCGGCACGGAGGGGCGAAGCACCTGCGCTCCCCCGCCGCCAACATGCACTGGACTGAGTACTAtgagattaaattattgttaacgtTCCTCGCTGTCTTGTTAATCGCTGGAAGCATATTGTATTCAGCGTTATTCTATGTATTTAGAATATTGAACCGAATTAGTGGTAAGGTGAAATTGGCTTAA